The nucleotide window ATTGAGGTGTCTCACCTTGAGCCAGAGATTGCCATGGCGACGGATTGCAAGGTAGTGACCTACAACAAGGGACTGTGAGGAGAGGCGCAGGCGGCGAGTGGAGTGCACGGGAAGGGAGCCAGTTCCTGATGTGCAGCCAATCACAAATGTGAATGAAACCATTGGCAAAGTGTATGCCTGCCAATTCTGGACATGCTCACAAAGAGGACTTGTATGTAGCCATAAAGCAATACTAATGGTAAACCTGTTGTCTATGAGTTATAATCCAGGGTCTTAATTGCACTGACATAATTGTCTAACAATAAACCTCTAACAAACTAAAAGGGAACAAGCATATCTCTAATCTTGCTTCTATTTTGATATTGATTAAGTACTGTAACTCTAACAGAGATTCATGCATTTTGAGAATGGACATTGTTAAAAGATTTTTCTTCCTACCTGTTTTGGGACTAATTTCTATTCATTTATACAATGATTTGGGAAAATCAATGATAATATGTAAAAATTGCATGGTCTAAACATCATTGTACAGACGATGTACTTTTATCTGTAAAGTACTTTTACTTTATCTATATACTTATTAAATGTAGCTTAAATTATGACATTATTTATTGTGTTTTGATGACCAATTCATTTAAGTGCAGCTAATTGCTTGCAAGTGAAATGCTTTGAATTCTATATGCATCAGTTAAGAACGCTTTAGAAATAATTATTGCATAATTGtcattaacatttttaacaaaaatatGTAATCTATTAATAtttaaatacagtatgttgtaTTGATGGTTAATGATATTGCTAATTTTTTAAGCACTGGGTGATATTTGCAATGCAAATACAATACTCCTACAAATAATACTGTAATGCAAAATAAAATTGAAAATCAATATAAACACATTTAACGTGCATTGGCATTTACTTCTTTATTCATGTAGGGATATTTCCTCATCATAAATCACTGCTTTAACATCCACCACAGCGCTGCTGGTACTATCTGACTGTGTGTAGAGCGagttcttctaaaaaaaagaagaagaaaaacgaGACGTCCCATTGGTCAATTCTAGTGTCAAGGTTGAAAAAGAAATTCCAACATGGCGGCCCCCCAAGATGACATGTTTTCTCTCTGCGTGGAGCCCGGCAAAGTTAGCAGTGCAGTAGAAGTCCGATTCATTGACAATATAAAGGTAAACTGCGCCTCTACAGTCAAACAGTTTTGACACATTAAGCGGATACGGCTAATTATTGTGTacttacacatatatatacatatcaaAGCCGGTCCCTCAGCTGGGCTTGAGACTGTAGAAGTGAATAATGGCTTTGGCTAAAGCTAGCTAAAGTCTGGTTAATTTGCCTGATTTTGACGTGCCTAGATTTAGTTCAATTGTTCGCATTTCTTTTGATTTTGTTGTCTATCTGGTACTGTTCAGTGTTTTGGCCGTATGTCTCAGAGCCATACGCCTTGTTACATGTATAGCAATGCAAGCACAGGCTAACGGTGCTTCTCTGCATTCATTCAAGCAGAAAACGCTGTTTTCAGTTAAACACCGGATCAAACGCAAACGTATTACAGCTAATGTAGAAATCTAATAATTGGTCACTGATCGTAtgttataaaacatcattaccAGCTTATTTTATTGGGAACCCTTTAGGGAAAGGGATTATTTGCAAAGAGAGCCATCCGCAAAGGAGACACTATATTGATTGAGCGACCACTCATCTCCTCTCAGTTCCTGTGGAATGCGTTATATAAATATAAAGGTGAGTTGCCTGTGATGGTGAAAACAGATGCTTTGATGCATTTACGGTCATCATAAATAGTTCCTGTACCTTCATAATACATAATactacactcctctctctctctctctctctctctctctctctctctctctctctctctctctctctctctctctctctctcactcactcacacactctcgcgCTCATCTCCATCTTCCCATGCTTGTCTGTATTTAGCTTGTGAGTACTGCCTGCGATCCTTGGAGACTGCCGAAGAGAATGCACGAAGACTCAGTGGGGTCCCTGGGCTTAGCCTGCCCCACCCTGAGCTGTGCAGGGTGAGGTCAGAGCTGCACCAAGCATGCCCGCAGTGCCaggtgaaccacacacacacacacacacacacacacacacacacacaccaaccatctCCCCCTCGGACAGACATTGCCAGCTACCACACATTGATGCTCTCTGCTAGAGAAGTCAGAGGATGGGAAGTGTCAGTAATGAAAGTAATCTCATCACAGATCATAACAGATATCATAGCAATACTCTAAGTACCTAATAAAATACTAAGATGGGACAAAAGACCTTCCATTCATGTGGGTACAGACAGACATTCCATTCATGGTACAGAATGTTCAGAATAAATGTGCTCACAATGTCCTGggcctctgtctccctctacaGGTGAAGTACTGCAGTGCAGAGTGTAGAAAAGCTGCTCAGGAACAGTACCACAGGATCCTGTGTCTTGGGTCCTCCCAGGAAGATCCTGATCATCCCATCAACAAACTGCAGGATGCATGGAGGTGAGTGGTGCATTAATGATCCAGGAAACGCTGCAAGATCAACAGGAAGTGGAAGAGAAGGTGCACTGTTGTCAGGTTTCTTTGTCAAAGCGTTGAACAGCGACTATGTTGGTTATGCATATCATCAGGGACTGAACTGTGATTAAAATGTAACTGCTGAATTGAATTCAACTGCTGAAATAGAAATCAGGGTTCTTACATGTCCAGGGAAACCTCTTAAACAGTTGACTTATTCTTTATTAAAAACATAGAAAATGACAGAAAAGTGAACTGTCCTGGAAAATCTTGTATTGTCCTAGGAAATTATTTCAACattccctttttttcttttagctGAGAATAAACTGCTATCAATCGGAGCCCCCAAAAACAGATAACATTGCCAGCTGCCTTCCATTACATTGTGGTGAAACTGTAAAGTAACAGCACAACTCATTGTctttaaactatttattaatCACGCTTCACCTTGGCTGTCTGATGAAATGTTGATTAATAAATAGTAGAGGAAGAAGTGTGTTGCTACTCTTTATGAGGTTCGCTATATTTATGCAGTTCGCTTGTTCAGATTAGATAGGCTGTTTCATCCTCAGGAAATGCTTGCATCATTTTTGATattggagagggagggaggaaagtgTTATCTCCTCCACCAGATAAGAGGGAGGATGGGAAGAAAGCGATGAGGGCATCATTGATGTGTGTAGCAGATGGGAACAGCAATCACCTGTCCTGCCTCTGACAGCAGCCGTACTTATCTTATTCTACTGAAACTTGGGTTTGAGGCCAGATGAGGTGACTGCTCTCTTACCTCTGGCAGTATATGGTGTAAGAAGCGAGATGACTTACCACAGAGAGGGACATGTTGTTCACGGTCTGTCACACCAGCTAGATCTTCTCTGATAATATGCTGGAAAATGAGCTCTAGAAAATAGTGGGAACCCTgagaaactcacacacaaaaaatacctctAGAATAACCTCAATGGTTGCTGAGTTGGAGACTACAACTACAGACTATACGCTCTATTTAAGCAGACTTTTCAAACTCCACCCTGGCATTTGTTGTTACTGAGGAGACACTGTGCTGTTATCCTGCTTTCGGGAGGGCTAACCATCCATTTGTCTTTGACCTCAGGAGTGTCCACTATCCCCCTGAAACCTCCAGCATCATGCTGATGGCAAAGATGGTGGCTGTGGTCAAACAGGTAACTCTAccatctttctctcatccagagtTCAGTGTACACTGAAGAAAATTGTTTTGTTATGGCTATACATTCCATTAAGAAGATACTTGTTTGGATTATACTATGTTTAAGATTATACCCTTTCCCACTAGTATAAAAAGCTTTAGATGATTTTATCATGATTGTATGTACTTTATTTGCCTTTTTACTTAGTTTGAAGCAAAAAGTCTTAATGGACTCATAGCAGACCTTTCAGCAGTATTTGGTCTTGTTATGTAAATGCGTGCTTCATAAGCGTGCTTCATAAGCAATATTGGAGGACTTCCATTCGTGGGCTATTATTGGCTGAGCGGGATGGGTGTATTTGCTCTTAAGCACCTTACATGTCATACTCCAGGAAATGGGGTTGGCTGTTGACTTAATGAATTTGCACTTGCCATGTGCAATTTCAAGCTGACTGAAGAGGTCCGGACGCCCACAAATAGCCACCTCTCTAAGAGTCTAATATCAAGGCGGACGGATATGATGCATGCCTCGTGCTATTTTTCCCACCTAATGGAAAATTTGGTCGACTGAAATGTTAGATAAGACAATTACTCTGTTGCTGAAAACAACATGCAAACGGGCTTTGTCAAAGCCGTGGTTGGACAAAATTGCTTTTCATTTTTAGTCCATGAAGACATTTTAACCTGTAGAACACAGCGTTTTTGCATTATCAGAATGTTTGTCCCTTATGCATTGAACTCACAATGTGTTCACATATATTTTACATATATTTgttcacatatacagtatattttaaaGGTAGTGTGAAAGTGAAAATGTTTTTTagtataccgtattttccggactataattcgcaccggagtataagtcgcacgagtcaaaaaaatgtttcatgaagaggaaaaaaccatatatataaatatatatgttgcacctgagtcgcaggaccggccaaactatgaaaaaaagtgcgacttatagtccggaaaatactgtatgttgttGTAGAGCTGACGTGCTCTCGTTAATGCTTGTGTAGGCTCAGGAGAAAGGCCGCTGGCAAAGGCTCTTTTCTCAGTTCTGTAGTCGTTCTGCTAACGAGGAAGAAGAGATCGCTCACAAACTCCTTGGAGAAGAATTTCAGGTACTTTTAAATCTGAATCCCTAATGTATCCTTTGAGCTTCTCTTGTCATTAACCTCCCATTAGTCTCACAATTGCAAGTGTATTTCGTTGTGCTTGACTGACTTGATCCCAAACATTGATACACAAACTAATTTGTTTGATACCCGTGATTATTTAGTTGAACTGAGAAATCTTCTCTTATAGGGACAGCTTACTCTTCTCCGAAGCCTGTTCAAGACGGCACTTTACGATGACCACCTTAACCAGGTCTGTATGACTCATACACTGCTCCTCATGCACACCTGCTAGCTCATTACACTCATTTTTAAACTTTCTTCTTGCTCCACTATTAAAGACTTAACTTTCCTCCATCACTTCCCCCGAGGCATGAATCACTTAAACACTCGTGAGAGGTTTAAAAATAGAAgcgttttttaaaaataatatcgctccttcttctctccttctctctctttttaaatttatttccGTACAGTGGTTTACCCCAGAGGGCTTtcgctctctcttctccctcgtTGGGACCAATGGACAGGGAATTGGAACCaggtaaaaaaaacagcacgtcAACTGTCTGTcttatttcaaatcaaacttGTTTGTGTTCGTATAGTTATTTAAATATGATTTAAATGTCAATCTGGAGCATTGAGATTGTTGACAGAAAATATGTCCGGCTTCTCTGATCTCCCCAGCTCGCTGAGTCAGTGGGTCCACGCCTGTGATGCACTTGAGCTTCCTGGCCACCAGAGGGAGCAGCTAGACACCTTTATTGACCAGTTATACAAGGACATCGAAAAAGGTCATCACGTCTTACTGGACAGAGAAACATCTAAGaaactctctgtttctctgctcCTACTTCTTTCTAACTCTTACTGGTACTCTCatctctgtctgtatctgtctctTATCATGTTTTGcacgtaggcacacacacacacacacacacacacacacacacacacacacacacacacacacacacacaaatacagacatttCTTCTCTTTTGTAGACACTGACAGGTCTAAAAGTAATGGGCTTTGACATTCTCCCTCCCACCTACGCACTGCCACCCAGTCTGACAGCAGCGTACCTCTCCCCTCTCATCCCCTGTCCGCACTCGGCGTCTTGCTCTCCCCACCGCACATGAAACCTGCTTCGCCTCTGATTGATTCTGGGCGACAGCAGGTGAAGCGTCCGCCCCACAGATTCTCATTCGGCTTCGTTTCTCTCCACAGAGACGGGCGACTTCCTGAACTGCGAGGGCTCTGGGCTCTTCCTGCTTCAGAGCTCATGTGAGtcttctccccacacacacacacacacacacatatacacacacacacacacacatatacacacacacacacacgtatacacacacacacacacacacacatatacacacacacatatacacacacacacacatatacacatatacacacacacacacatacacacacacacacacacatacacacacacacacacacatatacacacacacacatacacacacacacatatacacacacacacacatatacacacacatatatacacacacatatacacacacacacacatatacacatatacacacacacacacatatacacacacacacacacacacacacacacacatttacacacacacacacatatacacatatacacacacacacacatacacacacacacacacacatacacacacacacacacacatatacacacacacacatacacacacacacacacacacacatatacacacacacacacatatacacacacatatatacacacacacacacatatacacacacacacacatatacacatatacacacacatatacacacacacacacatatacacatatacacacacacacacacacacacacacacatatacacacacacacacacacacacacatatacacacacacacacatatacacacacacacacacacatatacacacacacacacacatatacacacacacacacacatatacacacacacacacatatacacacaaacacacacacacacacacacacacatatacacacacacatatacacacacacacacatacacatacacacacacacacacacacacacatatacacacacacacacacacacacatatatacacacacacacacacacacacatatatacacacatgaacacacacacacacacacacacatatatacacacatgaacacacacatatacacacatatacacacaagaacacacacacatatgcacacacgaacacacacgcacacacgcacacacatacatacatacatacatacatacatacatacatacatacatatacacacacacatatacacacatatacacacacacacatgaacacacacacacacacacatgaacacacacacacacacacacatgcattcaaacacacacacacgcactcaaacacacctgcacacacacacacactcactcatacgcCTGTCTGGAAATTGTGCCCCCATCCCTGAGGGGGTAGATTACTGAGCATGTCCACTGCTGACATGCACCGTTAGACAGAACGGTGCCCCCGTTTGTAGGAATGACTTTCTACATGACTTACCTCTGTAGTTTGTCAAATTCAATTTCATCAATATGATTTTCACAAGGCAAAGCCCATTCACATTACATCTGCACAGCAGATTGGGCTTTCCATCTTGCATAGAGTGCTGTTGTTGAGTCTGAGGGCTTTGGCTGATGCAACCATCGTCTTGCTTTGTTCAGGCAACCACAGCTGCATCCCCAACGCTGAAGTCACTTTCCCCGACAACAACTTCCTGCTTCACCTCAATGCCTTGAGTGACATCAGCGCAGGAGAGGTAAGAGCAGAAGTCCTGATCACCTAGGAGACCGATGATGATTGTGCCTCAACCAAGAATGAGAGCggagaacaccacacacacacacacgcagacacacacacactccatcctcATTGTCAGTCAGAATTACAGTGCTACCACAGTAGGGATGGTTGAGTTGTTGGCAGCCCGTCTGTCAGATTGAAAAGGCTTCTATCTGTCTTCTGCGCTCGTGGAGCCTGGAAGTGGGACTAAGTTCTGCAGTATTGGGAGGCAGAAatcagatcccccccccccccacgcccaT belongs to Alosa sapidissima isolate fAloSap1 chromosome 20, fAloSap1.pri, whole genome shotgun sequence and includes:
- the smyd5 gene encoding SET and MYND domain-containing protein 5, which encodes MAAPQDDMFSLCVEPGKVSSAVEVRFIDNIKGKGLFAKRAIRKGDTILIERPLISSQFLWNALYKYKACEYCLRSLETAEENARRLSGVPGLSLPHPELCRVRSELHQACPQCQVKYCSAECRKAAQEQYHRILCLGSSQEDPDHPINKLQDAWRSVHYPPETSSIMLMAKMVAVVKQAQEKGRWQRLFSQFCSRSANEEEEIAHKLLGEEFQGQLTLLRSLFKTALYDDHLNQWFTPEGFRSLFSLVGTNGQGIGTSSLSQWVHACDALELPGHQREQLDTFIDQLYKDIEKETGDFLNCEGSGLFLLQSSCNHSCIPNAEVTFPDNNFLLHLNALSDISAGEEVCISYLDCCQRDRSRHSRHKILRENYLFVCSCAKCVSQMDEADVTSDEEDEGEAEGETEDEMTDV